A window of Desulfobulbaceae bacterium contains these coding sequences:
- a CDS encoding 2-oxoacid:acceptor oxidoreductase subunit alpha, with translation RFFQGNEACVEGALYAGLNFFSGYPITPSTEIAELLSGRLPQIGGKFIQMEDEIAAMCAIIGASLTGKKVMTATSGPGFSLKQEAIGYACMTEIPCVIANVQRGGPSTGNPTHVSQGDINQARWGTHGDHSIIALTASNHQDVFRMTVDAFNLAETYRTPVILLFDEVIGHMREKLILPEAGEIEIVDRLRTSVAKDIDYHPYLPREDGRLPMSDFGGEHRYNVTGLFHDMWGFPSNNPKIVNGLLRHLVDKIENNVHSITRHKEHYMENADYILISYVSSARSAIHMAKNRRNKGEKIGVLELQSLWPFPGDLVREKCVNAKAVLVVEMNMGQIMAQVKAVVLNPDRVFLANRIDGNLITPSDIKKLLRVIQGRGV, from the coding sequence CGATTTTTCCAGGGGAACGAAGCCTGTGTCGAAGGGGCTCTTTATGCCGGCCTTAATTTCTTCTCTGGTTATCCGATTACTCCTTCAACCGAAATTGCCGAACTCCTCTCTGGGCGACTTCCGCAAATAGGTGGTAAGTTCATTCAAATGGAGGATGAAATTGCCGCGATGTGTGCCATAATCGGAGCTTCACTTACTGGGAAGAAAGTCATGACTGCCACCAGTGGCCCGGGTTTTTCTTTAAAACAAGAGGCAATCGGTTATGCGTGCATGACAGAAATCCCTTGTGTAATTGCTAATGTTCAAAGAGGAGGACCATCAACGGGTAATCCTACTCATGTCAGCCAGGGAGACATTAATCAGGCTCGCTGGGGAACCCATGGAGACCACTCAATTATCGCCCTGACCGCCTCAAATCATCAGGATGTGTTCAGGATGACCGTGGATGCCTTCAACCTGGCTGAAACCTACCGCACTCCGGTTATTCTCCTTTTTGACGAGGTTATCGGTCATATGCGGGAGAAACTTATCCTTCCAGAGGCAGGGGAGATAGAGATTGTTGATCGGTTAAGGACTTCTGTCGCTAAAGACATTGACTATCACCCGTATCTGCCACGAGAGGACGGTCGGTTGCCAATGTCTGATTTTGGAGGAGAACATCGGTATAATGTTACGGGTCTTTTTCATGACATGTGGGGGTTCCCTTCAAATAATCCCAAAATTGTCAATGGTTTGTTGCGGCATCTTGTTGATAAAATAGAGAATAATGTTCATTCCATTACCCGACATAAAGAACATTACATGGAAAATGCGGACTATATTTTGATCTCTTATGTTTCTTCTGCCAGATCGGCAATCCATATGGCTAAGAACAGAAGAAACAAAGGAGAAAAAATTGGCGTGCTTGAACTCCAATCGCTGTGGCCATTTCCAGGAGATCTGGTTCGGGAGAAATGTGTCAATGCCAAAGCAGTTCTCGTGGTGGAGATGAATATGGGGCAGATAATGGCTCAGGTTAAGGCAGTGGTCTTAAATCCCGACCGGGTTTTTCTTGCCAATCGTATCGACGGAAATCTGATCACGCCTTCAGATATTAAAAAACTTCTTCGGGTTATCCAAGGGAGGGGTGTATAA
- a CDS encoding 2-oxoacid:ferredoxin oxidoreductase subunit beta, translated as MEVKDYLRKRFFPHMWCPGCGHGTILNALIRAVIQLQLDKNEIVMVSGIGCSARISGYVDFHSLHTLHGRALAFATGVKLSQPRLKVIVPMGDGDALAIGGNHFIHAARRNIDITAIVMNNRIYGMTGGQFSPLSGPGIKATTAPYRTIDKCFDVVELAKAAGASFVARSTAYHVKETTELLKKAILHKGFSVVEILSQCPTHYGRKNKEGDAVSMLELQKNTTAKLESKALEKNPDLIPRGIFVEKERPEYCEEYDKLIEQAMKEAT; from the coding sequence ATGGAGGTAAAAGATTATTTACGCAAAAGGTTCTTTCCCCACATGTGGTGCCCCGGCTGTGGTCACGGAACTATTCTCAATGCGCTGATTCGTGCTGTTATTCAACTGCAACTGGATAAAAATGAGATTGTCATGGTTTCAGGGATCGGCTGTTCGGCGAGAATCTCCGGCTATGTTGATTTTCATTCCCTCCACACCCTACACGGTCGGGCTCTGGCCTTTGCCACAGGGGTTAAATTGAGTCAGCCGAGGCTGAAGGTTATTGTCCCCATGGGCGATGGCGACGCCCTGGCGATTGGCGGTAACCACTTTATTCACGCGGCTCGCAGAAACATTGACATTACCGCCATTGTTATGAATAACCGAATTTATGGGATGACCGGCGGACAATTTTCTCCTCTTTCCGGGCCTGGAATCAAAGCGACCACTGCCCCATACCGGACAATTGACAAATGTTTCGATGTGGTAGAACTTGCGAAAGCGGCAGGGGCATCATTTGTGGCCCGTTCAACTGCTTATCATGTCAAGGAAACGACGGAACTGCTCAAGAAGGCCATCCTCCATAAAGGTTTTTCGGTGGTAGAAATTTTGTCTCAATGTCCGACCCATTACGGCAGAAAAAACAAGGAAGGTGATGCCGTCAGCATGTTAGAGCTTCAGAAGAATACTACAGCCAAGCTCGAGTCCAAGGCGCTGGAGAAAAACCCCGACCTCATTCCCCGCGGTATATTTGTCGAAAAAGAGCGCCCGGAGTACTGTGAAGAATATGATAAGTTAATCGAGCAAGCGATGAAGGAGGCTACTTGA
- a CDS encoding 2-oxoacid:ferredoxin oxidoreductase subunit gamma, which yields MSRLRIVLSGSGGQGVITAAIILAEAAVIHEGKNATQSQSYGAAARGGATRSDIIISDDEINFPEVTQPNILVCLTQEAYTTCSPIIRPGGTLLADSRLVHTTRNVDAKQIELPMHETVMTQVGNPVVFNICVLGALVGILNIVRPESVLAAIAVRVPEKFLAINNRAFDLGLNLGTQHRR from the coding sequence ATGAGCAGGTTAAGAATCGTACTTTCCGGCTCTGGGGGGCAGGGAGTGATTACCGCAGCCATTATCCTGGCAGAGGCTGCGGTAATCCATGAGGGCAAAAACGCCACTCAATCCCAGAGTTATGGCGCTGCGGCACGCGGAGGGGCAACTCGCAGTGATATTATCATCTCTGATGATGAAATCAATTTCCCAGAAGTCACACAACCAAATATCCTGGTCTGTTTGACCCAAGAAGCATACACCACCTGTTCACCCATAATCCGTCCAGGGGGAACCTTGCTTGCCGATAGCCGGCTTGTGCACACGACTCGAAACGTTGACGCCAAGCAGATCGAACTGCCGATGCATGAAACAGTCATGACGCAAGTTGGCAATCCGGTGGTATTCAACATTTGCGTCCTTGGGGCGCTGGTCGGTATTCTCAATATCGTACGTCCGGAATCCGTTTTGGCAGCGATAGCCGTTCGGGTACCCGAGAAGTTCCTCGCGATCAACAACCGGGCCTTTGATCTCGGCCTCAATCTTGGAACTCAGCACCGCAGATAA
- a CDS encoding kinase/pyrophosphorylase, whose amino-acid sequence MWKSKDIYYVSDSTGILANNLGQSLICQFPEISFHEEKFPFIKTVADAQKTIDYIIRQSVGRRPIIFSTLVSPKLRAIFNHPEVELFDVCDVFLERLELCLEAKALGLPGYSRHADDGSMSKRVEAIHYCLGHDDGTKFNEYHEADVILVGVSRSGKTPVSVYLATHMGLKAANYPLTTQNLDNYSLPDGLRRNRKKAVGLTIGPEILSTIREKRYPNSNYAKRSTCVQELQQAQQIFQKYSIPVINTSGKSIEELATQITQEIGLSKKTDDLTPEKFTLASRIEGQ is encoded by the coding sequence ATGTGGAAATCAAAAGACATCTATTACGTCTCCGACAGTACCGGCATCCTGGCAAACAACCTTGGTCAATCTCTGATCTGCCAATTTCCGGAAATAAGCTTTCATGAGGAGAAATTTCCCTTTATCAAGACTGTCGCTGATGCGCAAAAGACGATTGACTATATCATCAGGCAATCCGTCGGGCGGAGGCCAATTATCTTCAGCACCTTGGTCAGCCCCAAGCTTCGGGCTATTTTCAATCATCCGGAAGTTGAACTGTTTGATGTTTGTGACGTGTTTCTGGAACGGCTTGAACTGTGTCTTGAAGCCAAAGCATTAGGACTTCCCGGTTATTCCCGGCATGCCGACGACGGGAGCATGTCCAAAAGGGTTGAGGCAATTCATTACTGTCTTGGTCATGATGACGGCACCAAGTTTAATGAGTACCATGAAGCCGATGTTATCCTGGTGGGGGTGTCGAGGTCAGGAAAGACGCCGGTAAGCGTTTATCTAGCGACCCACATGGGATTAAAAGCGGCTAATTATCCTTTGACCACCCAAAATCTTGACAATTACTCTCTGCCGGATGGTCTCCGCAGGAATCGAAAAAAAGCAGTGGGGCTCACCATTGGCCCGGAAATCTTGAGTACAATTCGTGAAAAACGTTATCCAAACAGCAACTATGCCAAACGTTCGACTTGCGTACAGGAGCTGCAACAGGCGCAGCAGATTTTTCAAAAATATAGTATTCCAGTTATCAATACCTCTGGGAAATCCATCGAAGAACTTGCCACTCAGATAACTCAGGAAATCGGACTGTCCAAAAAGACTGACGACTTAACCCCGGAAAAATTCACCCTTGCTTCTCGTATAGAAGGACAATAA
- a CDS encoding NifU family protein, with amino-acid sequence MRDQVQSALDKMRPTLQQDGGDVVLVDVSKEGVVKVQLTGACKGCPMSQTTIKNGIEKFLKTEVPGVKEVVQV; translated from the coding sequence ATGCGAGACCAAGTACAGTCCGCACTTGACAAGATGCGCCCTACCCTGCAACAGGATGGTGGCGATGTAGTGTTGGTGGATGTGAGCAAGGAAGGGGTAGTCAAGGTGCAGTTAACCGGAGCCTGCAAGGGGTGCCCGATGTCTCAGACAACAATAAAGAACGGGATCGAAAAATTTCTTAAGACCGAAGTTCCCGGGGTAAAAGAGGTTGTTCAAGTGTGA
- a CDS encoding 23S rRNA (pseudouridine(1915)-N(3))-methyltransferase RlmH, whose protein sequence is MNIDCIFLGPTGEQYLNQGIADFQKRLSRYCPVRIKIIKERKGKIADAVRIETEGRDLLEQVEQKSLVVALDRTGRRVDSEMFAELFRQWQDQNRRTVSFIIGGSLGLSSEVLSASDVVLSLSAMTFTHEMARLILLEQVYRSFTILAGTKYHK, encoded by the coding sequence ATGAATATCGATTGTATTTTTTTGGGACCGACTGGAGAGCAGTATCTAAATCAAGGTATTGCTGATTTCCAAAAACGTCTTTCCAGGTACTGTCCTGTACGGATCAAGATCATCAAGGAACGCAAAGGAAAGATAGCGGATGCGGTGAGAATTGAAACAGAGGGACGTGATCTCTTGGAGCAGGTCGAGCAGAAGTCATTGGTAGTAGCGCTTGATCGAACCGGCAGGCGGGTGGATTCGGAGATGTTTGCCGAGTTGTTCAGGCAATGGCAGGATCAAAATCGGCGCACCGTCAGTTTTATCATCGGAGGTTCGCTTGGACTGTCATCAGAAGTTCTGTCGGCGTCAGATGTTGTGCTTTCCCTCTCTGCCATGACGTTTACCCACGAAATGGCGCGGCTTATTCTGTTGGAGCAAGTCTATCGGTCGTTCACTATTCTGGCCGGAACAAAATACCACAAATGA
- a CDS encoding YkgJ family cysteine cluster protein, with protein MPEDKKIFHCRECGYCCHGETTVSLDSGDLTRMAAYLKLTIAELKERYLRENDNVVQMRIVDGHCIFYNGGCTVHPGKPWRCTEWPLHPAILLDRNNFETIRASCPGISKDISYEEFCSQLTDLKS; from the coding sequence ATGCCTGAAGACAAGAAAATTTTTCATTGCCGAGAATGTGGTTATTGTTGTCACGGCGAGACCACAGTATCGCTCGATTCCGGGGATCTCACCCGGATGGCGGCCTATTTGAAGCTAACGATTGCTGAACTCAAAGAGAGATACCTGCGAGAGAACGATAATGTCGTCCAGATGCGAATCGTGGATGGTCATTGCATCTTTTATAATGGCGGCTGCACCGTTCACCCTGGTAAACCCTGGCGCTGTACCGAGTGGCCACTGCACCCGGCAATTCTACTCGATCGAAATAATTTTGAAACTATTCGCGCCTCGTGTCCGGGAATTAGCAAGGATATAAGTTATGAGGAGTTTTGTTCACAACTTACGGATCTTAAGTCTTGA
- a CDS encoding YqgE/AlgH family protein produces the protein MESLKGTFLLATPQMPDPRFKEQIIYLCSHDENGAMGFVFNKPSPHSLDDILKSANIEAVEGEWPPVYIGGPVDGECAFFLYSADYMSEHSLDVGEGIMLSRNPEILHDIARGTGPLHYIFLLGYAGWGPGQLEMELGVNGWLSLPAEQSILFETPDRDKWHKAAQRFGIDIVLFNDQIGSA, from the coding sequence ATCGAATCGTTAAAGGGGACGTTTCTGCTTGCTACCCCACAAATGCCAGATCCCAGGTTTAAGGAGCAGATCATCTACCTCTGCTCCCACGATGAAAATGGCGCTATGGGTTTTGTGTTCAATAAACCCAGTCCTCACTCCTTGGACGATATTTTAAAAAGCGCTAATATTGAAGCAGTTGAAGGGGAGTGGCCGCCTGTATACATCGGTGGGCCGGTTGATGGAGAGTGTGCTTTTTTTCTCTACTCAGCAGATTATATGAGTGAACACAGCTTAGATGTTGGGGAAGGGATTATGCTATCGCGTAACCCAGAGATTCTTCACGATATAGCTCGAGGAACAGGCCCTCTTCATTATATTTTTTTACTAGGCTACGCTGGATGGGGCCCAGGTCAGCTTGAAATGGAATTAGGCGTCAACGGTTGGTTGAGTCTGCCGGCTGAACAATCCATCCTTTTTGAAACCCCAGACCGCGATAAGTGGCACAAGGCTGCCCAGCGTTTTGGAATTGATATTGTTCTATTTAATGATCAGATTGGCTCGGCGTAA
- a CDS encoding ABC transporter ATP-binding protein yields MTEALIELQNVTKVYNHGQPNEVRALRSINLTIAAKSMTCLKGASGSGKSTLLSIIGCVFPPTSGRAAIAGQQLSRMPDRYLTIHRRNTIGFIFQHFNILPALTVLENITLPLMPLGVAPVERNKRAGRLMEMLSIGHRAQFPALQISGGELQRVAIARALINDPPIILADEPTAHLDHALSLAFMEIMKDLQRNGKTIILTSHDQLITNHPAVERIVAIDEGMIHVP; encoded by the coding sequence ATGACAGAAGCGCTTATCGAACTGCAAAATGTTACTAAGGTATACAATCACGGTCAGCCCAACGAGGTTCGAGCGTTACGCAGCATCAATCTTACTATCGCTGCCAAGAGCATGACCTGCTTGAAGGGGGCAAGCGGTTCCGGCAAGAGCACATTGCTCTCGATTATCGGCTGCGTCTTTCCTCCCACTAGCGGTCGAGCTGCCATTGCTGGTCAGCAGCTCTCCAGGATGCCAGATCGATATCTTACCATTCATCGTCGCAACACCATCGGGTTCATCTTCCAACATTTCAATATTTTACCAGCGCTTACGGTACTAGAAAATATTACCTTACCGCTGATGCCTCTGGGGGTTGCCCCTGTGGAACGAAATAAGAGGGCTGGGAGATTGATGGAGATGCTGTCGATTGGCCATCGTGCTCAGTTTCCGGCGCTGCAGATTTCTGGAGGAGAGTTGCAGCGGGTGGCCATTGCCAGGGCTTTGATCAACGATCCTCCGATTATCTTGGCTGATGAGCCGACGGCACATCTGGATCACGCCTTGAGCCTGGCGTTCATGGAAATCATGAAGGATCTTCAACGTAACGGAAAAACCATTATCTTGACCTCTCACGATCAATTGATCACCAATCATCCCGCGGTGGAACGGATTGTTGCCATCGACGAGGGTATGATTCATGTTCCTTAA
- a CDS encoding FtsX-like permease family protein, giving the protein MVVFAAVIFLLASFQMTTKALTVAAGESLSYAPEILIQKMKAGRQESIPVNYMEKLTGIFGIRSITPRVWGYYFHEISGANFTILGLDPSAMPLGDQLSRAIDSGNSPGTHETVVGEGARSALAGSGSSLFSLFRPDLTLKSFTIVGTFKPETDLLTYDSLFMPLGDARDLFALSDDMVTDLCVTVANPKEVSTIAKKIASLLPDTRVVTREQVQKTYQAVFGWRSGFASICLLTALTSFIIFAWDKASGLTPEEKKEISVLKIVGWQTSDILTLRFWEAVIVSLVAFLVGYTLAYVHVAFFDATLFRPIMLGWSVLHPALRLIPSVDLSEFILVLCLTVVPYLAATVIPAWRSAIIRADSALN; this is encoded by the coding sequence ATGGTCGTTTTTGCGGCTGTTATCTTTCTTCTGGCCTCTTTTCAGATGACCACCAAGGCGCTTACCGTTGCTGCCGGTGAGAGCCTTTCCTATGCCCCGGAAATCTTAATCCAGAAGATGAAAGCGGGACGTCAGGAATCAATCCCGGTCAATTATATGGAGAAACTAACCGGGATATTCGGGATACGATCGATCACTCCCCGAGTGTGGGGCTACTACTTTCACGAAATCAGCGGCGCCAATTTTACGATTCTGGGACTCGATCCATCAGCCATGCCTCTTGGTGATCAGTTGAGCCGAGCTATTGACTCAGGAAATTCACCAGGAACTCATGAGACCGTTGTCGGAGAGGGAGCAAGATCAGCATTGGCTGGCTCAGGAAGTTCATTATTCTCTTTATTTCGGCCCGATCTTACCTTGAAATCTTTCACCATCGTCGGCACATTCAAACCAGAGACCGATCTCTTGACCTATGACTCCTTGTTCATGCCTCTGGGTGATGCGCGAGATCTCTTTGCGCTGTCAGACGATATGGTCACTGACTTATGCGTAACTGTTGCCAACCCTAAAGAAGTATCAACCATTGCTAAAAAAATAGCCTCACTGCTCCCTGATACCCGTGTGGTTACCAGAGAGCAGGTTCAAAAAACCTATCAGGCGGTTTTTGGCTGGAGAAGCGGTTTTGCCTCTATCTGTCTGCTGACAGCCCTGACTTCTTTTATTATCTTTGCCTGGGACAAGGCGTCCGGCCTTACTCCGGAGGAGAAAAAAGAGATCAGTGTGCTGAAGATTGTCGGCTGGCAGACCTCAGATATCCTGACCCTGCGATTCTGGGAGGCGGTGATTGTCTCTCTGGTGGCATTTTTGGTGGGATATACCCTGGCCTATGTTCATGTCGCTTTCTTCGATGCCACCCTCTTTAGGCCTATCATGTTGGGATGGTCGGTTCTCCACCCCGCCTTGCGTTTGATCCCGTCTGTCGATTTAAGCGAGTTTATCCTCGTCCTCTGCTTGACCGTCGTGCCTTACCTGGCAGCGACAGTCATTCCGGCTTGGCGTTCGGCGATCATCCGTGCCGATTCTGCCTTGAATTAA
- a CDS encoding TlpA family protein disulfide reductase: MKKTQEIAGRIGILVLLGIVGMIFSGCGNDVAKPLKMGDPAPIFSVPDLHGEMVTLDTYQNKPVVIRFFLPDCKYCRADTAVFNEYYQKYRDKGLGVIYVNTAPRPDDVEKFVSDLGITFSVVLDPERKIADQYRIQIVPQTVVLNPEHKIIGAILGGVSKEQLDSLLLSFFE, from the coding sequence ATGAAGAAAACCCAAGAAATAGCCGGGCGTATCGGCATACTCGTGTTGCTGGGGATCGTGGGGATGATTTTTTCCGGTTGCGGCAATGATGTGGCAAAGCCTCTCAAGATGGGAGATCCAGCCCCGATTTTTAGTGTCCCCGATCTTCACGGGGAGATGGTAACCCTTGACACATATCAGAACAAGCCAGTTGTTATTCGTTTCTTTCTTCCCGACTGCAAGTATTGTCGGGCAGATACAGCGGTTTTTAATGAGTATTACCAGAAATATCGAGACAAGGGTCTGGGGGTGATTTATGTTAATACAGCTCCACGTCCTGATGATGTAGAAAAATTCGTGAGTGATTTAGGAATCACCTTTTCCGTTGTCCTTGATCCTGAGCGAAAGATTGCTGATCAATACCGGATTCAAATTGTCCCCCAAACGGTTGTCTTAAATCCTGAGCACAAGATTATCGGCGCCATCCTCGGCGGGGTAAGCAAAGAACAATTAGATTCTCTGTTGCTGTCATTTTTTGAGTAG
- a CDS encoding rhodanese-like domain-containing protein, translating to MKNKFVVLLVLLLAACSNNPSQTDAKTDTVTASGESQSSTYVSLPPAQIMELIQNKKDLLIIDVRSPQELREGKIVDSTLIPFWDIMKGNYSIPKDRPILMICAVGGRSYAAMQILSQKGYKEIYNLQGGIDAWKKANLPVVY from the coding sequence ATGAAGAATAAATTTGTTGTACTGTTGGTTTTATTGCTGGCGGCATGTTCCAATAACCCCAGTCAGACAGATGCTAAGACGGACACTGTTACTGCATCGGGGGAGTCACAATCCTCAACCTACGTCTCCTTGCCTCCTGCCCAGATCATGGAGTTGATACAAAACAAAAAAGACCTGCTGATCATCGATGTCCGCTCGCCGCAGGAACTTCGAGAAGGGAAAATTGTTGATTCGACGCTGATCCCTTTCTGGGATATCATGAAGGGGAATTACTCAATCCCCAAGGATCGTCCCATACTCATGATCTGTGCGGTTGGTGGCCGGAGTTACGCAGCCATGCAGATCCTGTCTCAAAAGGGTTACAAGGAAATCTATAATCTCCAGGGTGGAATAGATGCTTGGAAGAAGGCCAATCTTCCCGTGGTTTATTAA